One window of the Pyrus communis chromosome 17, drPyrComm1.1, whole genome shotgun sequence genome contains the following:
- the LOC137723605 gene encoding pentatricopeptide repeat-containing protein At1g71490-like, which yields MPPSYSRFIPRGLSISQIQRFIPKSWKEGTKQFGKSSALCISETGSAVDDSMIDSLLTSIKHYANQGNLSKAFKTISLVQLHAASPTRDLILHSISSVILSCANHKALPQGEQLHAHIVRLGFEQHPILVPKLVTFYSSFNLHAEARIILENSNILHPLPWNVLISSYVKNELLDEALSTYKQMVNKGIRPDCFTYPSVLKACGEKLDISFGREVHKSIDARCQEWNLFVHNSLVSMYGKFGLLDVARHLFDKMPTRDAISWNAMISGYSSKGMWTDAFELFGNMQMEGIGVNILLWNTIAGGCLRTGNFKGALELLSQMISYGILLDSVALTIGLSACSHNGAIKLGKEIHGFAIRSGCDGYDNVNNALITLYSRCKDLRKAYTLFELIEDRSIITWNSMLSGYSHMDRAEEASFLFREMLCSGIEPNYVTIASILPLCARVANLQHGKEFHCYITKRVVFDDCLLLRNALVDMYARSGKVLQAKRVFDSMSKRDEVTYTCMIAGYGVQGEGKAALKLFKEMNLLHIKPDHVTMVSILSACSHSGLVIQGQMLFEKMLSVYGITPDLEHYACMVDLFGRAGLLNKAKEIISRMPYKPTSAMWATLIGACRIHGNMEIGEWAAGKLLEMRPENSGYYVLIANMYAAAGCWNNLARVRTFMRDLGVRKDPGCAWVDVGDGFSPFLVGDTTNRLRDEIYLLLDGLTELMKDTDSIVNGDISSVYDVFED from the coding sequence ATGCCACCATCTTATTCTCGTTTCATCCCAAGAGGCCTTTCTATATCTCAAATCCAAAGATTCATACCTAAAAGCTGGAAGGAAGGAACGAAACAATTTGGGAAATCATCTGCTTTATGTATTTCGGAAACAGGTTCGGCTGTTGATGATTCTATGATAGATTCTCTTCTTACATCCATCAAGCATTATGCAAACCAAGGAAATTTATCAAAAGCATTCAAAACTATCTCCCTTGTCCAGCTCCATGCCGCTTCTCCTACTCGTGACCTTATCTTACATTCCATCTCTTCTGTTATCTTATCTTGTGCCAACCATAAAGCATTACCACAGGGTGAACAACTTCATGCACATATTGTCAGATTGGGGTTTGAACAACACCCCATTTTGGTTCCCAAGCTGGTTACATTTTACTCAAGCTTTAATCTCCATGCTGAGGCTCGTATCATTCTTGAGAATTCAAATATATTGCATCCTCTACCTTGGAATGTGCTCATCTCTTCATATGTTAAAAATGAACTTTTGGATGAGGCTCTCTCTACGTATAAACAAATGGTCAACAAGGGGATTAGGCCAGATTGTTTCACTTACCCATCTGTTCTCAAGGCTTGTGGTGAAAAATTGGATATAAGTTTTGGCAGGGAGGTGCATAAGTCCATTGATGCTCGTTGTCAGGAGTGGAATTTATTTGTGCATAATTCATTGGTCTCCATGTATGGGAAATTTGGGCTTCTCGACGTTGCTCGTCACTTATTCGACAAAATGCCCACAAGGGATGCAATTTCTTGGAATGCAATGATCTCTGGTTATTCCTCCAAGGGCATGTGGACGGATGCATTCGAGCTGTTTGGAAACATGCAGATGGAGGGTATTGGGGTTAATATCTTACTTTGGAATACCATTGCTGGTGGGTGCTTGAGGACAGGTAATTTTAAGGGCGCTCTTGAGTTGCTTTCTCAAATGATAAGTTATGGTATTTTATTGGACTCAGTAGCATTGACGATTGGTTTGAGTGCTTGTTCCCACAATGGAGCCATTAAATTAGGGAAGGAAATTCATGGTTTTGCGATTCGTAGTGGTTGTGATGGTTATGATAATGTTAATAATGCATTGATTACATTGTATTCTAGGTGCAAAGACCTTAGGAAAGCTTATACTTTGTTTGAATTGATAGAAGATAGGAGTATAATTACTTGGAACTCCATGCTTTCTGGTTATTCTCACATGGATCGAGCTGAGGAAGCTTCATTCTTATTTAGGGAGATGTTGTGTTCAGGAATTGAACCTAACTATGTTACTATTGCCAGCATCCTCCCTCTCTGTGCTCGGGTAGCAAACCTTCAACATGGGAAGGAGTTCCACTGCTACATTACAAAACGTGTAgtgtttgatgattgtttattGCTACGGAATGCGCTTGTGGACATGTATGCCAGATCGGGCAAGGTTTTACAGGCGAAAAGAGTATTTGATTCAATGTCGAAGAGGGATGAAGTAACTTATACTTGCATGATTGCGGGATATGGAGTCCAGGGTGAAGGAAAAGCTGCACTGAAGTTATTCAAAGAGATGAACTTGTTACACATAAAACCAGATCATGTAACTATGGTTTCAATTTTATCAGCTTGTAGCCATTCCGGTCTAGTAATCCAAGGCCAAATGCTATTTGAAAAGATGCTGAGTGTATACGGTATAACTCCTGATTTGGAGCACTATGCCTGCATGGTTGATCTCTTTGGGAGGGCCGGTCTACTAAACAAAGCAAAGGAGATTATCTCAAGGATGCCTTACAAGCCAACTTCTGCTATGTGGGCTACACTTATTGGAGCATGTCGGATCCATGGAAATATGGAGATAGGGGAATGGGCAGCCGGGAAGCTGTTAGAAATGAGACCGGAAAATTCTGGTTACTATGTGTTAATTGCTAACATGTATGCTGCTGCTGGTTGTTGGAATAACCTAGCGAGAGTGAGGACTTTCATGAGGGACTTGGGTGTGAGGAAGGATCCTGGCTGTGCTTGGGTTGATGTGGGCGATGGATTTTCACCCTTTTTGGTGGGGGACACAACAAATCGGCTGAGAGATGAAATTTACCTTTTGTTGGATGGCTTAACAGAGTTAATGAAAGATACTGATTCCATTGTTAATGGGGATATAAGTTCAGTTTATGATGTTTTTGAGGATTAA